A stretch of the Leptidea sinapis chromosome 17, ilLepSina1.1, whole genome shotgun sequence genome encodes the following:
- the LOC126969139 gene encoding protein unzipped, which yields MKRSRSFTSGWWVVLLTATLAVSVTGDAGVGLFNAKLKQIVTSSTLKWVNLKKEMMENYIVGAESEEGPIYLCRTRHEGDMLLGQLRPAYTSCAVSGTKSYDLFEVMENLENASLIIWEPWYKFNSKPSGAVAVDSSLDSTFIGRIKADGKFSHNIGRINYESTVGELISFDEHNTELIENHGEILIEVEPVSYKLEDVQLDLDTQHVRQTDPEVFEERVLRNDDVVAATVTTEIEYKYNYTLSWGHGHGIAIGLSTTIEMSDGTKFPQIEWANPFTEQKKELFKLEKFLEPGTACNVTFRGNQTDRDVQYTAKLTTIYKNNNARSRQMRGERIENTVEVEAIYGEVYYLVNNTLVPTTTTTTTTTTTTTTTTTQAPPPPPSLIEKNDIGMIMDSNSVLDDSGEDMVKGPQEKEDIHRSVVGGLGSTPNNSAEYQILSIAALIPALALLL from the exons ATGAAGAGAAGTAGAAGCTTCACCAGTGGCTGGTGGGTTGTATTGCTCACGGCGACCTTAGCAGTATCAGTGACCGGGGACGCCGGCGTGGGACTGTTCAATGCAAAGCTGAAGCAAATAGTTACATCTAGCACCCTCAAATGGGTCAACCTGAAGAAGGAAATGATGGAAAACTATATCGTTGGCGCCGAATCAGAAGAAG GACCAATATACCTGTGCAGAACTAGACATGAAGGCGACATGCTGCTGGGACAACTCCGACCTGCATATACATCATGTGCCGTATCAGGAACTAAGAGTTATGACTTATTTGAAGTGATGGAAAATCTTGAGAATGCATCACTGATCATTTGGGAACCCTGGTATAAGTTTAACTCCAAGCCGAGTGGCGCAGTAGCAGTAGATTCCTCCTTGGACTCTACATTTATTGGTCGAATAAAAGCAGACGGTAAATTCTCACATAATATTGGAAGAATAAATTACGAGAGTACTGTAGGAGAATTGATTTCATTCGATGAGCATAACACCGAATTAATAGAAAATCACGGAGAAATTCTGATAGAAGTGGAGCCAGTAAGCTATAAATTGGAAGATGTCCAGCTAGATCTAGATACACAGCACGTGCGACAAACTGATCCTGAGGTGTTTGAAGAAAGGGTTTTGCGAAACGACGATGTCGTTGCAGCTACAGTTACAACAgaaattgaatataaatacaattatacatTATCTTGGGGACACGGCCACGGTATTGCCATCGGTTTGAGCACTACTATAGAAATGAGTGATGGAACAAAGTTCCCCCAAATAGAATGGGCAAATCCCTTCACTGAACAAAAGAAAGAACTTTTTAAGCTGGAGAAATTTTTAGAGCCGGGCACAGCGTGTAATGTTACCTTTAGAGGCAATCAAACTGATCGCGATGTTCAATATACTGCCAAACTAACAACAATTTACAAGAACAATAATGCTCGCTCTAGACAGATGAGAGGTGAAAGGATTGAAAACACTGTTGAAGTGGAAGCGATCTATGGTGAAGTTTATTACCTGGTTAATAACACACTGGTTCCGACGACGACAACAACAACCACAACAACGACAACGACGACGACAACGACAACTCAAGCTCCTCCACCACCACCGTCGCTCATTGAAAAGAATGACATCGGCATGATTATGGACAGCAACAGTGTTCTAGACGACAGCGGCGAAGACATGGTGAAAGGACCCCAGGAAAAAGAAGACATTCACAGATCAGTCGTTGGCGGTCTGGGCAGCACTCCCAATAACAGCGCTGAATATCAAATTCTTTCTATTGCAGCTCTTATTCCCGCATTAGCACTGTTACTATAA